One stretch of Fictibacillus sp. b24 DNA includes these proteins:
- a CDS encoding TrmB family transcriptional regulator, with the protein MLQKFGFSQYESQVFEVLASSEEPMDATNIVKYSGVPKSKIYEVLSRMIEKGMVLDSVSEKKKLYTALPLAIVIEKLTTEFQENVQQLKNNTSKRKFYDEHVWSLKVDSSIRAQTKQLLQTAEKSIRVSGWQDDIQEILPLLQEKEKQGVDVEVLVVGELKSTLSHVHTLIPAQEHHSLERFRLVVVDETEVIFAGMEGQSWQALKTKSRPFIKVFIEFFYHDVALAKITEKHSDLMMNDEEIKSVLMKLRY; encoded by the coding sequence ATGTTACAAAAATTCGGTTTTTCACAATATGAAAGTCAGGTGTTCGAGGTCCTCGCATCGAGTGAGGAACCGATGGATGCGACGAACATCGTTAAATATTCAGGTGTCCCAAAGTCTAAGATCTATGAAGTGCTGTCTCGCATGATTGAAAAAGGGATGGTCCTGGATTCAGTTTCGGAAAAAAAGAAGCTGTATACGGCGCTTCCATTAGCAATCGTGATTGAAAAGCTGACGACTGAGTTTCAGGAAAACGTGCAGCAGCTTAAAAACAATACGAGTAAGAGAAAGTTCTATGATGAACACGTTTGGAGCCTGAAGGTGGATTCGTCCATTCGCGCACAGACGAAGCAGCTTTTACAAACGGCGGAGAAATCAATTCGTGTTTCTGGCTGGCAGGACGACATCCAGGAGATCTTGCCTTTGCTTCAAGAAAAAGAAAAGCAGGGAGTAGATGTGGAGGTCCTTGTGGTAGGTGAGCTGAAGTCAACACTTTCCCACGTACATACGCTGATCCCGGCACAAGAGCATCATTCGTTGGAAAGGTTCCGCTTAGTGGTCGTTGATGAAACCGAGGTCATCTTTGCGGGTATGGAAGGGCAAAGCTGGCAAGCATTGAAGACTAAATCCCGACCGTTCATAAAAGTTTTCATTGAGTTCTTTTATCATGATGTGGCGTTAGCGAAAATCACCGAAAAGCATTCGGATCTA